In a genomic window of Sporosarcina trichiuri:
- a CDS encoding bifunctional 2',3'-cyclic-nucleotide 2'-phosphodiesterase/3'-nucleotidase, which produces MKKLGFSLLVALVALGSLIIPQNANAAKHDEATRGEFVQKVVTALNLETGDGTSITFKDVDKQLAPYVEAAVKAGLVHGRSATVFDTNGSLTREQAFVIAARASKTDKKYPMTLLDRFKDKRDFGASLRPEMAKSIGLGLMKGYADHTARPKQAVMKNETRAIVNRLVKVSQQNPGTPDTDDATVALRVLGTTDLHMNLVNYDYYQDKEVQDYGLAKVGVLIDQARSEVANTLLFDNGDLIQGTPLGTYEVSVDPLKKGDVHPSFAAMQALDYDVMSLGNHEFNYGLDYLDQVIETAGFPVINANVYDAKTGKNRYTPYVMLDKQVTDTKGAKHNLKIGVIGVVAPGILRWDGALLEGKVTVEDAADSVEKFLPEVQKQGADIVFVIAHSGIGDEHHEKNKDDVTWQISAMDGVDGVLTGHNHALFPGDFEDTKNANQVQGTLNGTPVVMPGKFGSHLGLLDYELKLKDGKWTIVSGKGSLRQVDKDSTEVHQGVMDAVKKSHEGTLDYVRTPVSKTTADITSYFALVKDDPSIQIVNNAQKAYVEEQIKGTEYANLPVLSVGAPFKAGGRYGSDYYTDIPAGDIAIKNMADLYVFDNTMTALVMTGADVKEWLEMSGGQFNQIDPSKSGEQDVLNPNYRSYLFDVIDGVTYEYDVTQPNKYDTAGKVVNKDANRVKNLQFNGKPIDLDQKFVVVTNNYRASGEFPGVRDAIDSIAYEYENREAIVDYMKANNPLDPSADNNWSIQPVPGAKVIFETSEKGKKYIGDDARIKYIAPTKDGYAKYELK; this is translated from the coding sequence ATGAAGAAGCTGGGATTCAGCTTACTCGTCGCGCTGGTGGCACTCGGCAGTTTGATTATACCCCAAAATGCCAATGCTGCTAAACACGATGAGGCAACTCGGGGCGAGTTCGTCCAGAAAGTTGTCACTGCACTTAACTTGGAAACAGGGGATGGGACGTCGATCACATTCAAAGACGTCGACAAACAATTGGCACCGTACGTGGAAGCCGCTGTAAAGGCCGGTTTGGTGCATGGCCGCTCAGCGACCGTGTTCGACACGAACGGCTCGCTGACGCGTGAGCAGGCATTCGTCATCGCTGCACGTGCGTCAAAAACAGATAAAAAGTACCCGATGACACTTCTTGACCGCTTCAAGGACAAGCGTGACTTCGGTGCTTCGCTGCGTCCGGAAATGGCGAAAAGTATCGGACTCGGCCTGATGAAAGGCTATGCAGATCATACGGCACGGCCGAAACAGGCTGTCATGAAAAACGAAACACGCGCAATCGTCAACCGTCTTGTGAAAGTGAGCCAGCAGAACCCCGGCACACCTGATACAGACGACGCAACAGTTGCACTGCGTGTCCTCGGCACGACCGATCTTCATATGAACCTCGTCAATTATGATTACTACCAGGACAAAGAAGTACAGGATTACGGACTCGCAAAAGTCGGCGTGCTGATCGACCAGGCGCGCTCCGAAGTGGCGAACACATTGCTGTTCGATAACGGGGACCTCATCCAGGGAACGCCGCTCGGCACATACGAAGTCAGTGTCGATCCGCTGAAAAAAGGGGACGTGCATCCTTCATTCGCAGCGATGCAGGCACTCGATTATGATGTGATGTCATTAGGGAACCACGAATTCAACTATGGTCTCGACTACTTGGATCAAGTCATCGAAACTGCCGGTTTCCCAGTCATCAATGCAAACGTCTATGATGCGAAGACAGGCAAGAACCGTTACACACCTTACGTCATGCTTGATAAGCAGGTGACGGACACGAAAGGTGCGAAACACAATCTGAAAATCGGCGTGATCGGCGTTGTTGCACCAGGGATCCTCCGTTGGGACGGTGCCCTTCTCGAAGGCAAAGTTACGGTGGAAGATGCAGCAGATTCTGTTGAAAAATTCCTTCCTGAAGTCCAGAAGCAAGGCGCAGACATTGTATTTGTCATCGCCCACTCTGGGATCGGAGATGAACACCACGAGAAAAACAAAGATGACGTGACATGGCAGATCTCTGCAATGGACGGTGTGGACGGCGTCCTGACTGGTCACAACCATGCGCTGTTCCCTGGCGACTTCGAAGACACGAAGAACGCCAACCAGGTACAGGGCACGCTGAACGGCACACCGGTCGTCATGCCGGGTAAATTCGGCAGCCACCTCGGCTTGCTGGATTATGAATTGAAATTGAAAGACGGCAAATGGACAATTGTTTCCGGCAAGGGATCGCTGCGCCAGGTCGACAAGGATTCGACTGAAGTGCATCAGGGTGTCATGGATGCCGTTAAGAAATCACATGAAGGCACACTCGACTATGTCCGCACCCCGGTTTCCAAAACGACAGCGGATATTACCAGCTACTTTGCATTGGTGAAGGATGATCCATCCATCCAAATCGTGAATAATGCACAGAAAGCGTATGTAGAAGAGCAGATCAAAGGCACTGAGTATGCAAATCTGCCTGTATTATCCGTCGGAGCGCCGTTCAAAGCGGGCGGCCGATACGGATCAGACTATTACACGGATATTCCGGCCGGCGATATCGCCATCAAGAACATGGCCGATCTCTATGTATTCGACAACACGATGACTGCGCTCGTCATGACAGGAGCCGATGTGAAGGAATGGCTCGAGATGTCCGGCGGTCAGTTCAACCAGATCGACCCGTCGAAATCGGGTGAGCAGGATGTGCTTAATCCGAACTACCGGTCGTACCTGTTCGACGTGATCGATGGCGTCACGTACGAGTATGATGTCACACAGCCGAACAAGTATGATACGGCAGGAAAAGTAGTCAACAAAGATGCGAACCGCGTCAAGAACCTCCAGTTCAACGGCAAGCCGATCGACCTCGATCAGAAATTCGTCGTTGTGACGAACAACTACCGTGCGAGCGGCGAGTTCCCGGGTGTCCGGGATGCGATCGATTCAATCGCGTATGAGTATGAGAACCGGGAAGCGATTGTCGACTATATGAAGGCGAATAACCCGCTTGACCCGTCAGCGGACAATAACTGGTCCATCCAACCGGTACCGGGTGCGAAAGTGATCTTCGAAACGTCCGAAAAGGGCAAGAAGTACATCGGTGATGACGCACGCATCAAGTACATCGCACCGACGAAAGACGGCTATGCGAAGTACGAACTGAAGTAA
- the ilvD gene encoding dihydroxy-acid dehydratase: MRSDMIKKGVDRAPHRSLLYATGVRSRDMEKPFIGVCNSYIDIIPGHMHLNKFAEVVKEAIREAGGIPFEFNTIGVDDGIAMGHIGMRYSLPSRELIADSAETVINAHWFDGVFYIPNCDKITPGMLMAAVRTNVPSVFVSGGPMEGGTSADGKPLSLVSVFEGVGSYKQGSMTAEELLDIEQSACPTCGSCSGMFTANSMNSLMEMLGLTVPDNGTIVATSDERHRLIKEAAQHLVRMVKEDIKPRDIITKETIDDAFALDMAMGGSTNTVLHTLAIAHEAEIEYDVRDINEVAKRIPYLSKISPASDYTMHDVHLAGGVSAIIKELCEIEGAVHPDRITVTGKSLYENVKDRPIKNDEVIRRKENAYSPVGGLSVLFGNIAPDGGVIKVGAVDPSIKEFRGEAIVFDSQEAAQEGIDDGTVQEGHVVVIRYEGPRGGPGMPEMLAPTAAIAGRGLGTKVALITDGRFSGASRGISIGHISPEAADGGPIALVENGDVIAIDLTNRTIELEVDDEELAARKENLKPFELKIQKGYLARYAKLVTSASTGGVMKV; this comes from the coding sequence ATGAGAAGTGACATGATCAAGAAAGGCGTCGACCGGGCGCCGCATCGGAGCCTGCTGTATGCAACGGGGGTCCGATCGAGAGATATGGAGAAACCGTTCATCGGTGTCTGCAACTCATATATCGATATCATCCCGGGACATATGCACTTGAACAAGTTTGCGGAAGTCGTGAAAGAGGCAATTCGTGAAGCAGGGGGCATCCCGTTTGAATTCAATACAATCGGTGTCGATGACGGAATTGCGATGGGGCACATCGGTATGCGGTACTCACTGCCGAGCCGGGAACTGATCGCAGATTCCGCGGAGACGGTCATCAACGCACATTGGTTCGACGGTGTCTTCTACATCCCGAACTGCGACAAGATCACCCCCGGCATGCTGATGGCGGCTGTGCGGACCAATGTCCCATCCGTCTTCGTTTCAGGCGGCCCGATGGAAGGCGGGACTTCCGCCGACGGCAAACCGCTTTCCCTCGTTTCCGTATTCGAAGGTGTCGGCTCCTACAAACAGGGGTCGATGACAGCGGAAGAACTGCTCGACATCGAGCAGAGCGCCTGTCCGACATGCGGCAGCTGCTCGGGAATGTTCACTGCGAACTCCATGAACTCCCTGATGGAAATGCTCGGCCTCACAGTACCTGACAACGGAACGATCGTCGCGACTTCCGACGAACGCCACCGGCTCATCAAAGAAGCGGCACAGCACCTCGTCCGGATGGTCAAGGAAGACATCAAACCCCGGGACATCATCACGAAAGAGACGATCGATGATGCATTTGCACTGGACATGGCGATGGGCGGGTCAACCAACACGGTTCTCCACACGCTTGCAATCGCGCACGAAGCGGAAATCGAATACGACGTCCGGGATATCAACGAAGTCGCCAAACGGATTCCGTATTTGTCCAAAATCAGTCCGGCCTCCGATTATACAATGCATGACGTCCACCTGGCAGGCGGCGTCAGCGCCATCATAAAAGAACTTTGTGAGATTGAAGGGGCGGTCCATCCCGATCGGATAACGGTGACCGGTAAATCCCTCTATGAAAATGTGAAAGACCGGCCGATTAAGAACGATGAGGTGATCCGCCGGAAAGAGAATGCCTACAGTCCTGTCGGAGGGCTTTCCGTCCTCTTCGGCAACATCGCACCGGACGGCGGTGTCATCAAAGTCGGCGCGGTCGACCCTTCCATCAAGGAATTCAGGGGGGAAGCGATCGTTTTCGATTCACAGGAAGCGGCCCAGGAAGGCATCGATGACGGCACCGTCCAGGAAGGCCATGTCGTCGTCATCCGCTATGAAGGACCGAGGGGCGGTCCGGGAATGCCGGAAATGCTGGCACCGACTGCGGCGATTGCCGGAAGGGGGCTCGGCACGAAGGTGGCCCTGATCACGGACGGCAGATTCTCGGGCGCTTCCCGCGGGATCTCGATCGGCCACATTTCACCGGAAGCTGCGGACGGCGGTCCGATTGCACTTGTGGAGAACGGGGATGTCATCGCCATCGATCTGACAAACCGGACGATCGAGCTGGAAGTGGATGATGAAGAACTCGCTGCCCGGAAGGAAAATTTGAAACCGTTCGAGTTGAAGATCCAAAAGGGATATTTGGCACGCTATGCGAAACTCGTTACGTCTGCAAGTACAGGCGGTGTCATGAAAGTTTAA
- the sda gene encoding sporulation histidine kinase inhibitor Sda, giving the protein MNILPDDLLIESYMKAMELDLSADFIDLLRHEVDKRSLLCFIH; this is encoded by the coding sequence GTGAACATACTTCCCGACGACCTGCTGATTGAATCTTATATGAAAGCCATGGAGCTCGATTTGTCTGCCGATTTTATCGACTTGCTGAGACATGAAGTGGATAAACGCAGTCTGCTTTGCTTTATACACTGA
- a CDS encoding acyl-CoA dehydrogenase family protein, with amino-acid sequence MLDENVQKIIRSASLEIEERRTLPEDVLQIAYDEKLFKLFLPENLGGRALSLPEAAEVFEESARLDGSFGWLVTIGSGGNMFLENMTGSQAEELFKPEDAVIAGSGYATGRAHAEGDGYRVTGEWRYCSGAPYASMFTANTIIWRDGEETDEMRACIFMPDQVEIIPDWNAFGLKGTGSHTIRVTDAFVPYDRTFSVADKQNSIGLPVHSFPFVQFSQVSFAAVCLGIAGRFMEEAHHLAETAKERWTAEKIAVTMRLLKEQQHRFNEAEQLFHTAVSRRWEMHLEGTLDDHELDQLSAVCIESTDIATDCAVQLFRRLGMQAVLETSPVNRAFRDLWTAGQHGFLQQ; translated from the coding sequence TTGCTAGATGAAAACGTACAGAAGATTATCCGCAGTGCTTCTTTGGAGATCGAAGAGAGACGGACGCTGCCGGAGGATGTCCTGCAGATCGCATATGACGAGAAACTGTTTAAACTTTTCCTGCCGGAAAATCTGGGTGGCCGCGCGCTGAGTCTGCCTGAAGCTGCAGAAGTGTTTGAGGAGAGTGCCCGGCTGGACGGTTCGTTCGGGTGGCTCGTCACGATCGGTTCGGGCGGCAATATGTTCCTTGAAAATATGACCGGCTCACAGGCGGAGGAGCTGTTCAAACCGGAAGATGCTGTTATCGCAGGGAGCGGCTATGCAACAGGCAGAGCGCATGCCGAGGGCGACGGGTACCGGGTGACCGGAGAATGGCGGTACTGCAGCGGCGCTCCGTACGCCTCCATGTTCACCGCAAATACGATCATCTGGCGGGATGGCGAAGAAACAGACGAAATGCGCGCCTGTATCTTCATGCCCGATCAGGTGGAGATCATCCCGGACTGGAATGCGTTCGGACTGAAAGGGACAGGCAGCCATACGATACGTGTCACCGACGCATTTGTCCCATATGACCGGACGTTTTCAGTGGCGGATAAACAGAATTCGATCGGCTTGCCGGTCCACTCGTTCCCATTTGTCCAGTTCTCCCAAGTGTCGTTCGCAGCGGTATGCCTCGGAATTGCCGGCCGTTTCATGGAAGAGGCCCATCATCTTGCGGAGACCGCGAAGGAGAGATGGACAGCCGAAAAGATCGCGGTCACGATGCGTCTGCTGAAAGAGCAGCAGCACCGGTTCAATGAGGCCGAGCAGCTGTTCCACACAGCAGTGTCCCGCCGCTGGGAGATGCACTTGGAGGGCACGCTCGATGATCATGAACTTGATCAGCTGTCCGCCGTCTGTATCGAAAGCACCGATATTGCAACGGATTGTGCCGTCCAGCTCTTCCGCCGTCTCGGCATGCAGGCGGTGCTGGAAACGTCCCCTGTCAACCGGGCGTTCCGGGATCTGTGGACAGCCGGCCAGCATGGGTTTCTGCAGCAGTGA
- a CDS encoding bifunctional 2',3'-cyclic-nucleotide 2'-phosphodiesterase/3'-nucleotidase, giving the protein MTIVKKIAISLLALLVVAGGLFIPQPAKAANQQEAERGEFIQKAVTALNLPMGDGSSITFKDVDKQLAPYVEAAVTAGLVHGRSASVFDPHGPLTREQAFVIAARAAKTENTYSLKLLDRFKDKRDFGASLRPEMAKSIGLGIMKGYADKTAKPKQPVMKNEMRAIVSRLVKMSQQYPGTPDSGDATVAFRIMGTTDIHTNLMNYDYYQDKTIQDYGLAKTGVLIDEARAEVKNSLLFDNGDLIQGTPLGSYKVKESPLQKGEVHPTVAALNALDYDVMSLGNHEFNFGLDYLDNVIEGADFPVLNANIYDEKTGKNRFTPYVILDKDLMDSKGKTHAIKIGVIGVVAPGIMRWDGAHLSGKVRAEDAADTVEKFIPQVKKEGADLVFVIAHSGIGDEHHEKNEDDVTWQISALDGVDGILTGHNHAKFPGDYADVKNTDMKQGTINGTPVVMPDRFGTHLGLLDYELKLADGKWTVVSGKGSLREVHKESDEVNQKVVDAVKEAHEGTLGYIRTPVSKTTAPLTSYFGLVRDDSSIQIVTEAQKHYVKEHMKGTEYDKLPLLSAGSPLKFGGRYGSDYYTDIPAGDVSIKNMADLYVYDNTVAAVVLKGRDIKEWLEMSAGAFRQVDPAKAEEQNILNENHRSYNFDVIDGLTYEIDLTEPAKYDSKEGKLLNENANRIKNLQYEDKPIDPDQEFVVVTNNYRGSGNFPGVRNAKDVIFYQDENREAIIDYLADQEQIDPKVDNNWFIQPVDGAKMIFETSVRGKEHIGNDPRIKFLENTKDGYAKYELK; this is encoded by the coding sequence ATGACTATAGTGAAAAAGATTGCAATCAGTCTGCTGGCACTGCTTGTCGTGGCGGGAGGACTGTTCATACCTCAACCTGCAAAAGCGGCAAACCAGCAGGAGGCGGAGCGCGGGGAATTCATCCAGAAAGCAGTGACGGCATTGAATCTGCCGATGGGCGACGGTTCTTCCATCACGTTCAAAGATGTGGACAAACAGCTGGCGCCTTATGTCGAAGCCGCTGTAACTGCAGGGCTTGTACACGGCCGCTCGGCGTCTGTGTTCGATCCGCATGGTCCGCTGACGCGCGAGCAGGCATTCGTCATCGCAGCACGAGCTGCCAAGACGGAAAACACCTACTCGCTCAAGCTTCTCGACCGTTTCAAAGACAAGCGGGACTTCGGTGCATCACTGCGTCCCGAAATGGCAAAAAGCATCGGACTCGGGATCATGAAAGGCTATGCGGATAAAACAGCGAAGCCGAAACAGCCGGTCATGAAAAATGAGATGCGCGCCATCGTCAGCCGGCTTGTGAAAATGAGCCAGCAATATCCGGGGACTCCCGATAGCGGCGATGCGACTGTCGCATTCCGCATCATGGGAACGACGGATATCCATACGAACCTCATGAACTATGATTATTATCAGGATAAGACGATACAGGACTACGGATTGGCGAAAACCGGTGTATTGATCGATGAAGCACGGGCAGAAGTGAAAAACTCCCTGCTGTTCGACAATGGGGACCTGATCCAGGGCACGCCGCTCGGCTCCTACAAGGTGAAGGAGAGCCCGCTGCAAAAAGGTGAAGTCCACCCGACGGTCGCCGCGCTCAATGCACTCGATTATGACGTCATGTCATTGGGGAACCATGAGTTCAACTTCGGCCTGGACTATCTGGACAACGTCATAGAAGGCGCTGATTTCCCTGTATTGAATGCAAATATCTATGATGAGAAGACCGGGAAGAACCGCTTCACTCCATACGTCATCCTGGATAAGGATCTCATGGATTCAAAAGGCAAGACACATGCCATCAAGATTGGTGTGATCGGTGTCGTTGCGCCGGGCATCATGCGGTGGGATGGCGCTCACCTGTCAGGGAAAGTCCGGGCAGAGGATGCGGCGGATACAGTAGAGAAGTTCATCCCCCAAGTGAAAAAAGAAGGCGCGGACCTGGTGTTCGTGATCGCCCATTCGGGAATCGGTGATGAACATCATGAGAAGAACGAGGATGACGTCACTTGGCAGATTTCCGCATTGGATGGGGTTGACGGTATTCTGACGGGCCACAACCATGCGAAATTCCCAGGTGACTATGCAGATGTTAAGAACACTGACATGAAGCAGGGGACGATCAACGGCACGCCTGTCGTCATGCCGGACCGGTTCGGCACACACCTCGGCCTCCTCGATTACGAGCTGAAACTAGCGGACGGCAAGTGGACTGTCGTATCCGGAAAAGGTTCCTTGCGAGAAGTCCACAAAGAGTCGGATGAAGTGAACCAGAAAGTCGTCGATGCCGTCAAAGAAGCACATGAAGGGACGCTTGGCTACATCCGTACACCGGTGTCAAAGACGACTGCACCGCTGACAAGTTACTTCGGTCTTGTGCGTGATGACTCGTCCATCCAGATTGTGACGGAAGCGCAGAAGCATTATGTAAAAGAACACATGAAAGGAACGGAGTATGACAAGCTGCCTCTCCTGTCCGCAGGATCTCCGCTGAAATTTGGAGGCCGCTACGGATCGGATTATTATACGGACATTCCGGCTGGAGACGTGAGCATTAAAAACATGGCCGATCTGTATGTATATGACAATACAGTGGCGGCTGTCGTCTTAAAAGGCCGCGACATCAAAGAATGGCTCGAAATGAGTGCGGGCGCATTCCGTCAGGTGGATCCGGCGAAAGCGGAAGAGCAGAATATCCTGAACGAAAACCATCGCTCCTACAATTTTGACGTGATCGATGGACTGACATATGAAATCGATCTGACGGAACCTGCCAAATACGACAGCAAGGAAGGCAAATTGCTGAACGAGAATGCGAACCGCATTAAAAATCTTCAATACGAAGACAAGCCGATCGATCCCGATCAGGAATTTGTCGTCGTGACGAATAACTACCGCGGCAGCGGCAACTTCCCGGGTGTCCGGAATGCAAAAGACGTCATCTTCTATCAGGATGAAAACCGGGAAGCCATCATCGACTACTTGGCCGATCAGGAGCAGATCGATCCGAAAGTGGACAATAACTGGTTCATCCAGCCGGTCGACGGTGCAAAAATGATTTTCGAAACCTCTGTCCGAGGCAAAGAACACATTGGGAATGACCCGCGTATCAAGTTCCTTGAGAATACGAAAGACGGCTATGCGAAGTACGAATTGAAATAA